From one Phocaeicola salanitronis DSM 18170 genomic stretch:
- a CDS encoding toprim domain-containing protein — protein MAELTYEDYKRRLSIQELLVDAGYRLNRRDGLRYPSYVRIDSDGRRVRGDKFIVTANGFCCFQPPERKNYNVISFIKEHPHFFAEYTPGMSADRLVNLVCRRLLNEPQEIRETRIFNPNKNGKPFDMDEYDLQAFRMDDWESQKKFYPYFKNRGIDLDTQRAFCSHFFLASKHRTDGKVFTNLAFPLSLPAWPGKQIVGLEERSRPNAEGKTAYKGMAAGSNATKGMWIAQLNSHRSDVGFNVPLSGVKDVYWFESAFDAMAFYQIEKKETVAYADLGNAVFVSTGGTPSIRQFAGMLEQTPDANHHLCFDRDQAGQLYAVNFALQMNGRVFNSHMTKKDTLVVTDLTGKYGRTELDVRTFDFEAICKELGLEKGRIDYRPPSEGYKDWNDQLMGKRMDEDKEQENTEERQTRFRR, from the coding sequence ATGGCTGAACTGACCTACGAGGATTACAAGAGGCGGCTGAGCATCCAGGAGTTGCTGGTGGACGCGGGCTATCGGCTGAACCGCCGTGACGGCCTGCGCTATCCGTCGTATGTGCGCATTGACAGCGATGGGCGGCGTGTGCGAGGAGACAAGTTCATCGTCACGGCCAACGGCTTCTGTTGTTTCCAGCCGCCCGAACGCAAGAATTACAATGTCATTTCCTTCATCAAGGAACATCCCCACTTCTTTGCCGAATACACTCCGGGGATGTCCGCCGACCGGTTGGTCAACCTCGTATGCCGCCGTCTGTTGAACGAGCCGCAAGAAATCCGTGAAACAAGGATATTCAACCCAAACAAGAATGGCAAACCGTTTGACATGGATGAATACGACCTGCAAGCCTTCCGCATGGACGATTGGGAGAGCCAGAAAAAGTTCTATCCCTATTTCAAGAACCGGGGCATTGACCTTGACACCCAACGCGCCTTTTGCAGTCATTTCTTCCTTGCCTCCAAGCACCGGACGGACGGCAAGGTATTTACCAACCTCGCTTTTCCATTGTCACTGCCCGCATGGCCGGGCAAACAGATTGTCGGCTTGGAAGAACGCAGCCGCCCCAATGCCGAGGGTAAGACCGCTTATAAAGGCATGGCGGCAGGGAGCAACGCCACCAAGGGAATGTGGATAGCCCAGCTGAACAGCCACCGCAGTGATGTCGGTTTCAACGTCCCGTTGTCAGGTGTGAAAGACGTGTACTGGTTTGAGAGTGCCTTCGATGCGATGGCGTTCTACCAAATCGAAAAGAAGGAAACTGTGGCATACGCCGACTTGGGCAATGCCGTGTTCGTTTCCACGGGAGGCACGCCGAGCATCAGGCAGTTTGCCGGGATGCTGGAACAGACCCCTGATGCCAACCACCACCTCTGCTTCGACCGCGACCAGGCGGGACAGCTCTATGCCGTGAACTTCGCCTTGCAGATGAACGGACGGGTATTCAACTCACACATGACGAAGAAAGACACCTTGGTGGTGACTGACCTAACCGGGAAATACGGGAGGACGGAACTGGACGTTCGCACATTTGACTTTGAAGCTATTTGCAAGGAACTTGGCTTGGAGAAAGGACGCATTGACTACCGCCCACCCAGCGAGGGCTACAAGGACTGGAACGACCAACTTATGGGCAAACGGATGGATGAGGATAAGGAACAAGAAAATACGGAAGAACGACAAACCCGATTCAGACGATGA
- a CDS encoding antitoxin, which yields MAGWARILGFGKKLVNNSATRSLGGAVVHPQRTLAGLGHATKTAVVGGGMGYLAWENIVNDKPVVRTVADVLVGEENVDKGVEMAGQAADRVEQAVEQAGEALQGVKEGVSTMNRTWGGIGTFLGNLTGGNSLDMFGNFFSNLGKGNVSGLGMLGLVASALLVFGRFGWLGKIGGLLLGMMLIGNNSKVERMQPATQNPEEAQERQGGRRR from the coding sequence ATGGCAGGATGGGCAAGAATACTGGGTTTTGGCAAAAAACTGGTCAACAACTCTGCCACCCGCTCATTAGGCGGTGCGGTAGTGCATCCCCAACGCACCCTAGCCGGATTAGGCCATGCCACCAAAACGGCTGTTGTCGGAGGCGGCATGGGCTACCTTGCGTGGGAGAATATCGTGAACGACAAGCCGGTGGTGCGCACCGTGGCCGACGTGCTGGTCGGCGAGGAAAATGTGGACAAAGGAGTGGAAATGGCCGGACAAGCCGCCGACCGTGTGGAACAGGCTGTTGAACAAGCCGGTGAAGCCCTGCAAGGCGTAAAGGAGGGCGTTTCCACCATGAACCGGACATGGGGAGGCATCGGAACATTCTTAGGCAACCTGACCGGTGGGAACAGCTTGGATATGTTCGGCAATTTCTTCTCCAACTTGGGGAAAGGAAACGTGTCGGGCTTGGGAATGCTCGGCTTGGTGGCTTCCGCCTTGTTGGTGTTCGGACGTTTCGGCTGGTTAGGCAAGATCGGCGGCCTCCTGCTAGGCATGATGCTGATTGGCAACAACTCCAAGGTGGAACGGATGCAACCAGCAACACAAAACCCGGAAGAAGCGCAGGAACGGCAGGGAGGAAGGAGAAGATAA
- a CDS encoding PH domain-containing protein, with product MTQTTSQPPFTRPDTLQLRPRTLQFFIDNLPLLTLDLCGYACAGMDRMLFKGLLLWLSVAMSLVLAYRFIYLKRMIYRITDEQLIYEHGVITRSSDYVELYRVVDFAERSNLLQQLCGLKTVSVHSGDRTTPRLDIIGMDMNNDLVSVIRGRVELNKRRKGIYEITNR from the coding sequence ATGACACAAACTACTTCACAACCGCCATTTACGCGACCCGACACCCTGCAACTGCGGCCACGGACGTTGCAGTTTTTTATCGACAACCTGCCGTTGCTGACGCTCGACCTGTGCGGTTACGCTTGTGCCGGGATGGACAGAATGCTGTTCAAGGGATTGTTGCTTTGGTTGTCAGTGGCCATGTCGTTGGTCTTGGCTTACCGTTTTATCTACCTCAAACGCATGATTTACCGCATTACGGACGAACAACTGATATACGAGCACGGGGTGATTACCCGGAGCAGCGATTATGTGGAACTATACCGGGTGGTGGATTTCGCCGAGCGGAGCAACCTGCTGCAACAGCTTTGCGGACTGAAAACCGTGAGCGTCCATTCGGGCGACCGCACCACGCCCCGGCTTGACATCATCGGCATGGACATGAACAATGACCTGGTGTCTGTCATCCGTGGACGGGTAGAATTGAACAAACGAAGAAAAGGAATCTATGAAATCACGAACCGTTAA